A stretch of DNA from bacterium:
GAAAAACATACCCCTGATGATGGCTCCAACCGGGCCGGGCTGAACTCAGCTTCCAGTCCGGCACCGGCTCCACCATAACCGGGTAACGCTGCAGAATGCGCTGCAGAACCATCTCATTTTCTTCCGGCGTCATGGAGCAGGTCGAATACACGATCACGCCGTTGATTTTGGCCGCCTTGATGGCGGAGATGAGCAATTGCTCCTGAATGTTGGCGATCGTCTGCAGATAATGAACGTTCCAGTGCTGCCGCTGCAACCGGGCGGTGTAAAAATTCAAACCCGAACACGGCGCATCCACCAGCACGCGGTCAAAGAACTCGGGCAACAACCGGCCGATCATCTGTCCGGGCAGATTCAGCAGCACATCGTTGGCCACCGCCGCCCGGCTGAGGTTGGCCATCAAAGGTTCCATGCGTTTGATGGACGAATCGTTCAACAGCAGGCGTCCCCGGTTCTTCATCAGCGCGGCGACTTGAATGGATTTGCCGCCGGGCGCAGCAGCAAGATCGAGCACGGTTTCGTCGGGCTGCGGATCGAGAGCCAGAGCGGGCAGCTGCGACGAGATGCCCTGATAGCGAAACTCGCCCATCAAAAAGGAGAGCGTGTGGCTGAGCGGCAGGGGATCGGATGCAAGAATATAGCTTGCCGGATCCACGGGATGCGGCGCGTAGGTCATCCCCCATTGTTTCAATTTGTTTTCGAAACTTCTGCGATCGCATTTAAACGAATTCACCGCCACAGTCGGTGGTTCCGGCACGGCGGCGAGAAAATCGGGCAGCTCGTCGCCTAACAAGGCTTTTAAATAAGCGATCAGTTCCACGGCATTGCTTCTCTGCATTTTTTTGAAAAATACAAATATCCTCTGGCAATACAAATAAAAAAGTTATATATTAAAGGCTGAGATTTTCAAAAGGAAGGTATTCATGACTTTTGACTGTATGACTTTTCCCTGCCAGGATGGTTGCTGCCGACTGGGAGTGCGCGCCACTGAAGCGGAAAAAAATCGTATCATCGCCTCCGGCCTGGGGACTGAGGCGGATTTTGATCTACATCCGATCGTCGAAGAGGACGGCGTCTATTATCACACGCAGGTGACTGAGCGGGGATGTGTGTTTCTTCAGCCCGACCGCGGCTGTCGTCTGCACGATCAAGGCGTCAAGCCGGAGATATGCATCTATTTTCCCTATGATCTGGAGGA
This window harbors:
- a CDS encoding RsmB/NOP family class I SAM-dependent RNA methyltransferase, with protein sequence MELIAYLKALLGDELPDFLAAVPEPPTVAVNSFKCDRRSFENKLKQWGMTYAPHPVDPASYILASDPLPLSHTLSFLMGEFRYQGISSQLPALALDPQPDETVLDLAAAPGGKSIQVAALMKNRGRLLLNDSSIKRMEPLMANLSRAAVANDVLLNLPGQMIGRLLPEFFDRVLVDAPCSGLNFYTARLQRQHWNVHYLQTIANIQEQLLISAIKAAKINGVIVYSTCSMTPEENEMVLQRILQRYPVMVEPVPDWKLSSARPGWSHHQGYVFPVALQRALRIYPFPDPMEGFFIVRLRKTAGLPIRPVNHPVRWLPTQPFDDPQISPILANLHQLWGIEPSFFAPYRFRVNTHKLWLTTNAWLTIPDSGLVKTGLPLAVKKSHFWKLTSSAAQWLGAQITRSLMELSSDQLHQLLSKGETTNPGEALRYYAATRHGKPIGVVSQSHGKLKLKIPHPFRLVQDTDV